One region of Musa acuminata AAA Group cultivar baxijiao unplaced genomic scaffold, Cavendish_Baxijiao_AAA HiC_scaffold_1039, whole genome shotgun sequence genomic DNA includes:
- the LOC135665730 gene encoding NAD(P)H-quinone oxidoreductase subunit K, chloroplastic-like, producing MGNEFRCIGCICIYRSFNFCAYPNCWFSLCMAKRSIGMVLTEYSDNQNKNEGKDYIETVMNLIEFPLVDKTITNSVISTTLNDLSNWSRLSSLWPLLYGTSCCFIEFASLIGSRFDFDRYGLVPRSSPRQADLILTAGTVTMKMAPSLVRLYEQMPEPKYVIAMGACTITGGMFSTDSYSTVRGVDKLIPVDVYLPGCPPKPEAVIDAITKLRKKISREIFEDRTVSQQENRCFTTNHKFCVRRSTHTGNYDQELLYQSPSTSEIPSETFFKSKSSVSPHELVNQTR from the coding sequence ATGGGCAATGAGTTTCGATGTATTGGGTGTATCTGTATTTATCGAAGCTTTAATTTTTGTGCTTATCCCAATTGTTGGTTCAGTTTATGCATGGCGAAAAGGAGCATTGGAATGGTCTTAACTGAATATTcagacaatcaaaataaaaatgaaggaaaagattacATTGAGACAGTTATGAATTTGATTGAGTTTCCCTTAGTTGACAAAACAATTACCAATTCAGTTATTTCAACTACATTGAATGATCTTTCGAATTGGTCAAGACTTTCCAGTTTATGGCCGCTTCTATACGGTACCAGTTGTTGTTTCATTGAATTTGCTTCATTAATAGGCTCGCGATTCGACTTTGATCGTTATGGATTGGTACCAAGATCGAGTCCTAGACAAGCAGACCTAATTTTAACAGCCGGCACAGTAACAATGAAAATGGCTCCTTCTTTAGTAAGATTATATGAGCAAATGCCTGAACCAAAATATGTCATTGCTATGGGAGCTTGTACTATTACAGGAGGGATGTTCAGTACTGATTCTTATAGTACTGTTCGTGGAGTCGATAAGCTAATTCCTGTCGATGTCTATTTGCCGGGCTGCCCACCTAAACCAGAGGCGGTTATAGATGCTATAACGAAACTTCGTAAGAAAATATCTCGAGAAATCTTTGAAGATAGAACTGTGTCTCAACAGGAAAATCGATGTTTTACTACCAATCACAAGTTTTGTGTTAGACGCAGTACTCATACTGGAAATTATGATCAAGAATTGCTCTATCAATCACCATCTACTTCAGAGATACCTTCTGAAACATTTTTCAAATCCAAAAGTTCagtatctccccatgaattagtgAATCAGACAAGGTAA